A window of Candidatus Goldiibacteriota bacterium genomic DNA:
ACGGCGGCGCGGAAAAACTTTATAAAGCGGCATCGCAGCTGATTGACAAACATAAACCGGAAGCGGCTTTTATATACTCCACCTGTATCGTGGGGCTTATTGGAGATGATGTTGAAGCTGTCTGTAAAAAACTTTCTGAAGAAAAAAAGATACCGGTTATTAATGTTGATTCTGCCGGATTTAAAGGTACAAAGAAAGACGGTTATAAAGCCGCGTGTGAATCAATAGCAAAACTTGTGGGCACCGGTGATATATCAATGATTGCGCCTTACAGTATAAATATTCTTGGGGAATTTAACCTTGCGGGAGAGGCGTGGATTATTAAGGATTATTATACCCGTATGGGTGTCAACGTGAATGCCGTAATTACCGGCGACGGAAGGGTCGCGGACTTAAAACGGGCCCATGGCGCGGCTTTGAATGTTGTACAGTGCGCCGGCTCCATGACTTATCTTGCGGAAATAATGAAAAAAAAATACAACATCCCTTTTATCAGGGTATCTTATTTTGGGCTTGATGACATGACCTCTGCTTTGTATGATGTCGCGGCTTTTTTTGAAAAAAACCCGGAAATAAATGAGCGCGCCGGGATGGTTGTAAAAGATGAAATGGACGCCATTATGCCGGGGCTGCTAAGGTACAGAAAAGCGCTTAGCGGTAAAAAAGCGGCGCTATATGTGGGAGGGGCGTTTAAGGCGTTCTCGCTTATAAAGGCCTTAAGGGTATTGGGCATGGATGTGGTGCTTGCCGGTTCCCAGACGGGAAATAAAGAAGACTACGAGGACCTTAAAAAAATATGTGATGACGGCGCGATAATTATAGATGACGCGAACCCGCAGGAACTGTCACGGTATATAACGGAAAAAAAAGCGGATGTGCTTATAGGAGGCGTTAAAGAAAGGCCCATCGCCTATAAAATTGGAATAGGCTTCTGCGACCATAATCACGAAAGAAAAATTCCGCTTGCCGGATATGCGGGAATGCTGAATTTTGCCGGGGAAGTGTATTCGTCTGTTATGAGCCCGGTATGGAAACTGGTTCTAAGAAATGATACTTTCGGACAGAAAAGGAGCAGACCATGAAAACTAAAGAAGCGCCTGCAGCTGTTACAAATGCCTGCAAATTATGTTCCCCTCTTGGAGCGGTGCTGGCTTTTAAAGGGATAGAGGGTGCTGTATGCATTCTGCACGGCTCGCAGGGCTGTGCCACTTACATAAGGCGGTACATGATAAGCCACTATAAGGAACCTCTTGATGTGGCATCGTCAAGTTTTTCTGAAGACACAGCCATTTTTGGCGGATCTTTTACTTTAATGCAGGGTCTGGATAATCTTATAAAACAATACAGGCCCGCGCTTATCGGCGTGGCCACTACCTGCCTTTCAGAGACCATAGGCGATGATGCGGGGCGCATATTGCATGACTATAAAAAAGAAAGGGCAGGGCAGGGCCTGCCTGTGCTGATAAAAGTTTCCACTGCCGCTTATAAAGGTACGCATGCCGACGGGTTTGTATCGGCGGTCAGGGAAACGGTGGAAGCGCTTGCGAAAAAAGGGACAAAAAATGATTCCGTGAATATATTTCCGGGAATGCTCTCCCCGGAAGATCTGCGCAATATAAAAGAAACAGCTGAAGTTTTTGGCCTGCGGTATACCTTGTTTCCGGATTACTCTGAAACTTTGGACGCCGGGCAGTGGGGCGGATACGAACTTCTTCCGCCGGGCGGTACGCCGCTTGAAGCGCTGACAGATACTGCAAATGCGGCTGTCACAATTGAACTGGGTAATTCTGCCGGACAGGGTGAGACAGCGGGAAAATACCTGCAAAAAGAATTCGGGGTAAAAAGGGCGTCACTGCCCGTGCCTATCGGCGTAAAGGCCACAGATTTGTTTATGGAAGAGCTTGAAAAAGCCGCAGGCAAGCAGATCCCGGATAAATATCTGAAAGAACGCGGCAGGCTTATAGATTCATATGTGGACGGCCATAAATATGTTTTTGGCGTAAAAGCTGCTGTTTTTGGCGAAGAAGACCTTGTGGTTTCCATGGCTGCTTTTCTTGATGAAATAGGAATGATACCTTCTGTATGCGCGTCAGGCGCGCCGGCGGGAAAACTTGAAAATCTTCTGCGTGAAGCCATTCCTGATTTTGATGCAAAGGAAATAACGGTGCTTGAAGACGCGGATTTTGAATTGATAGAACAGGCTGTAAAAAAAATATCACCTAAAATTATGATAGGCAGCAGCAAAGGGTACAAAATTTCAAGAAAACTGAACATACCGCTGGTCAGGTGCGGGTTTCCCGTGCATGACAGGGCGGGCGGAGCGCGTATCGCTCACGTGCTGTATAAAGGCAGCCAGCAGCTTTTTGACCGGATAGTAAATAAACTGCTTGAAGACGCGCAGGAGAATTCCGCGGCCGGCTTCAGCTATATGTAAAAAGGAGGCACGTTATGTCTATCGACTTAAGTTCACACCCGTGTTTTGACCCGAAAGCAAGGCATAAATACGGCAGGATACATCTGCCTGTTGCCCCCCGCTGCAATGTGCAGTGTAATTTCTGTTCAAGGGATTTTGACTGTGTTAATGAAAGCAGGCCTGGGGTTACAAGCGGTATCCTCCTGCCGGAACAGGCTGTTGAATATCTGGATAAGCTGATGGCGCGTAAAAAAAATATATCGGTGGTGGGAATAGCCGGGCCTGGGGATCCCTTTGCGAATCCCCAAGAGACACTGGAAACCTTAAAACTTGTGCGCGAGAAATATCCGGAAATTCTTCTATGCCTTGCCACAAACGGGCTGAACATACTGCCATACATTGAAGAGTTAAAAAACTACAACATAAGCCACGTAACAATTACGATAAGCGCGGTGGATCCGGAAATCATAAAAAAAATATATGCCTGGTACCGTTACGATAAAAGGGTTCATAACGGTGCAGAAGGGGCGCCTCTTATACTTTCGCGCCAGCTGGAGGCCGTCAGGCAGCTTAAAGCAGCTGGTATAACGGTAAAAATAAATACAATTGTGCTGCCGGGAATAAATGAAAAACATATAGCCGAAGTGGCCCGGGTGGCGGCTGAAAACGGAGCGGATGTTCAAAACTGTATTCCATGTTTCAGAAATACCGGTACGCCTTTTGAAAATATAATACCGCCCACGCCGGAGGAAATGGCAGCTATACGAATGGAAGCCGGAAAATTTATAAAACAGATGTCACATTGTGCCAGATGCAGGGCCGACGCGGCAGGGCTTCTTGGGGAAGCAATGGATCCCGAAGACACGGCAGACCTGAAAATTTCCGCGGAAGGGCAGGGCTGTTCGGGCAGTTATATAGATAACAGCCGGATTGAAAAAGCTGTCTATGAAAGTTTAAAGGCCAGGCCGTATGTCGCTGCTGCAAGCAGGGAAGGGGTGTTTATCAATGCCCACCTTGGAGAGGCCATGTCGTTTATGATTCTTGGAAAAGATGGTGACGGCGGCGTCAAACTTATAGAAATAAGAAACTCCCCGGAATCAGGCGGGGGAATACTCCGCTGGAAGGAGCTTGGCGCTTTGCTTTCCGACTGCGGCGCGGTTTTTGTAAGCGGCGTAGGAGCCAAGCCTATGTACACTCTTATGGCGATGGGGACATATGCGCTTGTATCCGAAGGGCTGGTAATAGACGCGGCTGCCGCGGCGCTGTACGGAAAACCGCTTAAAGGGGTATTAAAAATTCAGAAGAGCCGCTGCGGACAATCATGCGCGGGAACCGGCGGCGGATGCGGATAGCGGGAAGGAAAGGCATGGCGGTAAATCGGTTTACAAAAATAATGGAGGAACAAAAATGCAAAAACCGGACCATCACATCTTAGTATGCTGTAGTTTCAGAACTTCAGGGGCGCCGCAGGGCGTCTGCAATAAAAAAGACGCGCCTCAGCTTCTGGGTTATCTGGAAAATGAGATAGCGGACAGAGGGCTTGCCGTGCAGGTATCAAGTACGGGCTGCCTTAAAGTCTGCGACCGCGGCCCTGCCATGGTAATTTACCCTGACAATATCTGGTACGGAGGAATTGAAAGCACAGATTCAATAGACGAGATACTGGATGCGCTTGAAGAAGGAAAACCAGCGGATAAATATGTCATAGCTTAAAAGCGGCTGGAGGGAGGTAATATTATGAAAAACCCGGTAAAGTTTTTTAGTGAAAGAATCAGGTTTGACAGAAACGAATTTTTAGGAGCGTTTGGCGACATAGGAACTTCCCTGCCGCTTCTTGTTGCTGTCATTGCCGCATCGGGAATAGACGGCGCAAAAGCGTTTATAATGTTTGGACTGATACAGATGGTAACTGCTATTATTTACGGTGTACCCATGTCTATCCAGCCGTTAAAAGCTGTGGCTATGCTTGTGATTGCGCAAAAACTTTCCGGGAATATTATTTTTGGAGCGGGATTGTCTATAGGGATAGTGATGCTGTTTCTTACCCTGACAGGCGTGTTGGAGAAAATCGGAAAAATACTTCCGGCAACGGTCATAAGGGGCATTCAGTTTGGATTGGGGATACAGCTTGCCACTACCGCTTTAAAAGTATACATACCATCAGAAGGAATTCCCGGTTATGTGCTTGCGGGCACCTGTGCCATAATAGGTTTTGTGCTTTTAGGCAACAGAAAATATCCGCCCGCGCTGCTGCTTATAATAACAGGGATTATTTATGCTGTCATAAGCGGTAAAAGTGGTGCAGCTTTATTAAAACCGGAAACGGTGTCCGGCCTGTTATATATCCCGAAGACAGCGGACATAATTGCAGGGTTCCTTCTGCTTGCCATTCCACAGATACCCTTGTCACTGGGGAACTCCATATATGCTACTGAAAAACTGGCAAATGAATATTTCCCTGAAAAGAAGATTACGTCCCGTAAGATTGGGATGACATATTCAATTATGAACATCATCAATCCGTTTTTGGGGGGGCTGCCTGTATGCCACGGTTCCGGAGGTATGGCAGGGCATTATGCTTTTGGCGCAAGGACAGGAGGTTCGGTTTTTATTTATGGCCTTATCATATTTGCAGCCGGAATCATGGGGGGGGACGGAATGTCCGGGTTTATAGCAATGTTTCCTAAACCGGTGCTTGGAGCGATACTTTTTTTTGAAGCTATTGCGCTGATGTCGCTTGCAAGAAATTACGCGCAGGAAAAAAATTCATTTTCTGTAATTTTATTAACGGGAACCATAGCCGCGGCTGTGCCATACGGCTATGTAACAGGAATGATATGCGGGACGCTGCTGCATAATTTCTATATGTCACAGAATACAATACAACAGGGCGTTAAAACTGAAAAGGCGGCGGCAAAATGATACAGACAGAAAAGGATGCATGTATCTCTTACTATAAAGAAGGGCTGCAGTTTTACAAAGCCGCAACAAAGCCCGGCAAGAAACGGATATTTACCCCTGTTTTGCTTTATAACCTGGCATGTATGTCCATAGAAAAATTTTTTATGGCTTTTTTCTTTTTTAATAAGAGCATGCCTGACAACCATACTATGAAAGATTTAGTTGAGAGCGCCGCGAAAATCAGCGATATCAGCGGTGCGCTTAAAGATAACATGCTGTTTCTGGATGGGTTCCAGGATATCTGTCCGGTGCACGCGGTCAATACTGTTCAACCGCAGGAAAAGGATATGTTAAGGACAATTGAAACTCTTGACATGGTAAAAGATTTTGTTGATGGCGTGTTGAAAATAACGGCGGAAAAGACGGGTGCGTTTTATGAAAATAACAATACTTGATACCACGTTAAGGGACGGTGAGCAGTCCCCGGGGATGGCACTGGCGCTGGAAGACAAGCTGAGTATTG
This region includes:
- the nifB gene encoding nitrogenase cofactor biosynthesis protein NifB, with the protein product MSIDLSSHPCFDPKARHKYGRIHLPVAPRCNVQCNFCSRDFDCVNESRPGVTSGILLPEQAVEYLDKLMARKKNISVVGIAGPGDPFANPQETLETLKLVREKYPEILLCLATNGLNILPYIEELKNYNISHVTITISAVDPEIIKKIYAWYRYDKRVHNGAEGAPLILSRQLEAVRQLKAAGITVKINTIVLPGINEKHIAEVARVAAENGADVQNCIPCFRNTGTPFENIIPPTPEEMAAIRMEAGKFIKQMSHCARCRADAAGLLGEAMDPEDTADLKISAEGQGCSGSYIDNSRIEKAVYESLKARPYVAAASREGVFINAHLGEAMSFMILGKDGDGGVKLIEIRNSPESGGGILRWKELGALLSDCGAVFVSGVGAKPMYTLMAMGTYALVSEGLVIDAAAAALYGKPLKGVLKIQKSRCGQSCAGTGGGCG
- the nifE gene encoding nitrogenase iron-molybdenum cofactor biosynthesis protein NifE, translated to MEKLKILEGRRGQVFEKGKDAFKLNCGVKSTSGAVSQRACVFCGSRVVLYPITDALHLVHGPIGCAAYTWDIRGSMSSGPVINRHSFSTDLREIDVIYGGAEKLYKAASQLIDKHKPEAAFIYSTCIVGLIGDDVEAVCKKLSEEKKIPVINVDSAGFKGTKKDGYKAACESIAKLVGTGDISMIAPYSINILGEFNLAGEAWIIKDYYTRMGVNVNAVITGDGRVADLKRAHGAALNVVQCAGSMTYLAEIMKKKYNIPFIRVSYFGLDDMTSALYDVAAFFEKNPEINERAGMVVKDEMDAIMPGLLRYRKALSGKKAALYVGGAFKAFSLIKALRVLGMDVVLAGSQTGNKEDYEDLKKICDDGAIIIDDANPQELSRYITEKKADVLIGGVKERPIAYKIGIGFCDHNHERKIPLAGYAGMLNFAGEVYSSVMSPVWKLVLRNDTFGQKRSRP
- a CDS encoding nitrogenase encodes the protein MKTKEAPAAVTNACKLCSPLGAVLAFKGIEGAVCILHGSQGCATYIRRYMISHYKEPLDVASSSFSEDTAIFGGSFTLMQGLDNLIKQYRPALIGVATTCLSETIGDDAGRILHDYKKERAGQGLPVLIKVSTAAYKGTHADGFVSAVRETVEALAKKGTKNDSVNIFPGMLSPEDLRNIKETAEVFGLRYTLFPDYSETLDAGQWGGYELLPPGGTPLEALTDTANAAVTIELGNSAGQGETAGKYLQKEFGVKRASLPVPIGVKATDLFMEELEKAAGKQIPDKYLKERGRLIDSYVDGHKYVFGVKAAVFGEEDLVVSMAAFLDEIGMIPSVCASGAPAGKLENLLREAIPDFDAKEITVLEDADFELIEQAVKKISPKIMIGSSKGYKISRKLNIPLVRCGFPVHDRAGGARIAHVLYKGSQQLFDRIVNKLLEDAQENSAAGFSYM
- a CDS encoding (2Fe-2S) ferredoxin domain-containing protein; protein product: MQKPDHHILVCCSFRTSGAPQGVCNKKDAPQLLGYLENEIADRGLAVQVSSTGCLKVCDRGPAMVIYPDNIWYGGIESTDSIDEILDALEEGKPADKYVIA
- a CDS encoding putative sulfate/molybdate transporter, which encodes MKNPVKFFSERIRFDRNEFLGAFGDIGTSLPLLVAVIAASGIDGAKAFIMFGLIQMVTAIIYGVPMSIQPLKAVAMLVIAQKLSGNIIFGAGLSIGIVMLFLTLTGVLEKIGKILPATVIRGIQFGLGIQLATTALKVYIPSEGIPGYVLAGTCAIIGFVLLGNRKYPPALLLIITGIIYAVISGKSGAALLKPETVSGLLYIPKTADIIAGFLLLAIPQIPLSLGNSIYATEKLANEYFPEKKITSRKIGMTYSIMNIINPFLGGLPVCHGSGGMAGHYAFGARTGGSVFIYGLIIFAAGIMGGDGMSGFIAMFPKPVLGAILFFEAIALMSLARNYAQEKNSFSVILLTGTIAAAVPYGYVTGMICGTLLHNFYMSQNTIQQGVKTEKAAAK